A genome region from Carya illinoinensis cultivar Pawnee chromosome 2, C.illinoinensisPawnee_v1, whole genome shotgun sequence includes the following:
- the LOC122300616 gene encoding uncharacterized protein LOC122300616 isoform X2, producing MSPSETKMRGSLRVDDANVPSTSGPQILAPQAAPSHPNSKHSFACGGNVFRLLARREVSPRTKHSSKRLWGASKPGLDSFGSRSAVQDARRGLVSWVEAETLRHFSAKYCPLLPPPRSTIAAAFSPDGRTVASTHGDHTVKIIDCQTGSCLKVLSGHRRTPWVVRFHPLYPEILASGSLDHEVRLWDAYTAQCIGSRDFCRPIASIAFHAQGELLAVASGHKLYMWHYNRRDETSSPAIVLRTRRSLRAVHFHPHAAPFLLTAEVNDLDSSDSSMTLATSPGYLHYPPPTVFLADAHSSGLPCLADELPLMSLPFLMWPSFARDDGRTSLQPTHGDAGQYELLLSPIDPHSSSPVPEDMGNDFITSEMGNTIYQSAVDTMETMEVHPEERNTRFFPFGDPTYWELPFLQGWLIGQSQAAQRSMNSVNGSAHENSSAFNEMENLAASSVVPTVVGQYRATGRSSSRQRSSRFRMRSRTVSGDGAAFNHVSRDEGDPRVAVSRIQSELATSLAAAAAGELPCSVKLRLWAHDIKDPCAVLDAEKCRLTIPHAVLCSEMGAHFSPCGRFLAACVACVLPHLEADPGLQGVHHDIPGAATSPTRHPISAHQVLYELRIYSLEEATFGSVLASRAIRAAHCLTSIQFSPTSEHLLLAYGRRHSSLLKSVVIDGETTVPIYTILEVYRVSDMELVRVLPSAEDEVNVACFHPSVGCGLVYGTKEGKLRILHYDSSHATTCAASHLLDENMHEVPTYALEC from the exons ATGAGTCCTTCGGAAACAAAAATGAGGGGATCTTTACGTGTAGATGACGCGAATGTTCCGTCCACCTCAGGTCCACAGATACTCGCTCCTCAGGCTGCGCCGAGCCACCCGAATTCCAAGCACAG TTTTGCCTGTGGTGGCAATGTTTTTAGACTCTTGGCACGGAGAGAGGTTTCACCTAGAACGAAGCACTCATCAAAACGGTTATGGGGAGCTTCTAAACCGGGACTTGATTCCTTTGGGTCAAGGAGTGCAGTGCAAGATGCAAGAAGAGGTCTTGTATCATG GGTAGAGGCAGAAACGTTGCGGCATTTTTCAGCCAAATATTGTCCACTATTGCCTCCTCCAAGGTCGACTATTGCAGCAGCCTTCAGCCCTGATGGAAGAACAGTTGCCTCTACACA TGGAGACCATACCGTAAAGATTATCGACTGCCAAACTGGGAGTTGCTTAAAGGTTTTGAGTGGTCACCGAAGGACCCCTTGGGTG GTTAGGTTTCATCCATTATATCCTGAAATACTTGCAAGTGGAAGTTTGGATCATGAAGTTCGTTTATGGGATGCATATACTGCACAGTGTATAGGATCACGCGATTTTT GTCGTCCTATTGCTTCTATTGCGTTCCATGCACAGGGGGAGCTTCTTGCTGTGGCTTCAGGTCACAAA CTATACATGTGGCATTACAACAGGAGAGATGAGACATCCTCGCCAGCCATTGTACTGAGAACACGCCGGTCACTGCGGGCTGTGCATTTTCACCCACATGCAGCCCCATTTCTTTTAACTGCTGAG GTCAATGACCTTGACTCATCAGATTCCTCAATGACACTTGCAACTTCACCAGGTTACTTGCACTATCCTCCACCCACTGTGTTCTTGGCCGACGCTCATTCCAGTGGTCTTCCTTGTTTGGCAGATGAACTTCCTCTCATGTCTTTACCCTTTCTGATGTGGCCTTCATTTGCTAGAGATGATGGGAGAACATCTTTGCAGCCTACTCATGGGGATGCAG GGCAGTATGAACTTTTATTGTCTCCAATTGATCCTCATAGTTCATCTCCTGTGCCAGAGGATATGGGGAATGATTTTATAACGAGTGAAATGGGTAACACGATTTATCAATCTGCTGTGGATACCATGGAGACTATGGAAGTGCATCCCGAAGAGAGAAATACTCGCTTTTTCCCTTTTGGTGATCCAACGTATTGGGAGCTACCCTTCTTGCAAGGGTGGTTAATTGGCCAGAGCCAAGCTGCACAACGCTCCATGAATTCTGTCAATGGTTCAGCCCACGAGAATTCATCAGCATTTAATGAAATGGAAAATCTTGCGGCTTCTTCAGTTGTGCCTACTGTTGTTGGCCAATATAGGGCTACCGGAAGGTCCAGCTCGCGACAGCGTTCTTCACGTTTTCGCATGAGGTCCAGGACCGTATCTGGTGACGGTGCTGCTTTCAATCATGTTTCACGTGATGAAGGTGATCCTCGAGTTGCTGTAAGTAGAATCcaatctgaacttgcaacctcATTGGCTGCGGCGGCTGCTGGGGAGTTACCGTGCAGTGTCAAGCTAAGATTATGGGCACATGACATAAAAGATCCATGTGCTGTTCTTGATGCAGAAAAGTGCCGCCTAACTATACCCCACGCTGTACTTTGTAG TGAAATGGGGGCTCATTTTTCACCTTGCGGGAGATTTTTAGCAGCTTGTGTGGCATGCGTGCTGCCTCATCTAGAAGCTGATCCAGGATTGCAAGGGGTTCACCATGACATCCCAGGGGCTGCAACCTCCCCGACTCGGCACCCAATTTCTGCTCACCAAGTTCTGTATGAGCTTCGGATATATTCCCTTGAGGAGGCAAC atttGGCTCGGTCCTTGCATCACGGGCAATACGGGCTGCTCACTGTTTAACCTCAATTCAG TTCTCTCCTACATCGGAGCACTTGTTACTTGCTTATGGTCGACGCCATAGTTCACTTCTTAAGAGTGTTGTCATTGATGGGGAGACAACAGTGCCTATTTACACAATTCTGGAG GTTTACAGAGTTTCTGATATGGAACTTGTGAGAGTTCTTCCTAGTGCTGAGGATGAGGTCAATGTAGCCTGCTTTCATCCATCAGTTGGATGTGGCCTTGTCTATGGGACTAAG GAAGGGAAACTTAGGATCCTACATTATGATAGTTCTCATGCCACGACTTGTGCGGCATCTCATTTGCTTGATGAAAACATGCACGAG GTCCCAACATATGCTTTAGAATGCTAA
- the LOC122300617 gene encoding golgin subfamily A member 6-like protein 22 has protein sequence MGVNASKNKSNLCDRNVTGLMENIRFLQKAMREMTSEREKQSKAYERDMMVFAFKEAEWEQERKRLREEVMSLRKIVEEKEDRIKEMGEKSEKKGWELLMGSGFLVEQMRKERARRDEAVEKWKQLYLAIKMELDDLIQRTHHGEVQYYWKAEEEEMIQELQRELHAKEETIRGLKARMSSMEHEEYKKEREIDILRQSLRIMSSKKSQSHVGNKHIS, from the exons ATGGGCGTAAATGCTAGCAAGAACAAGAGCAATCTGTGTGACAGAAATGTTACAGGGTTGATGGAGAATATAAGGTTTCTGCAGAAGGCAATGAGGGAGATGACGAGTGAGAGGGAGAAACAGAGTAAGGCTTATGAGCGAGATATGATGGTTTTTGCATTTAAGGAGGCTGAGTGGGAGCAAGAGAGGAAGAGGCTAAGAGAGGAGGTGATGAGTCTGAGGAAGATagtggaagagaaagaagataGGATTAAAGAAATGGGGGAGAAGAGTGAGAAAAAAGGTTGGGAATTGTTGATGGGAAGTGGTTTCTTGGTGGAGCAAATGAGGAAGGAGAGAGCAAGGAGAGATGAGGCTGTGGAGAAGTGGAAGCAGCTTTATCTTGCTATTAAGATGGAGCTCGATGATCTCATTCAGAGGACACATCATG GGGAGGTACAGTATTATTGGAAAGCAGAGGAAGAAGAGATGATACAAGAGTTGCAGAGGGAACTTCATGCAAAGGAAGAGACCATCAGAGGTTTGAAAGCTCGAATGTCTTCTATGGAGCATGAAGAATACAAGAAGGAAAGGGAGATTGACATATTGAGGCAAAGCTTACGAATCATGAGCAGTAAAAAATCGCAATCGCATGTCGGCAACAAGCATATATCATAA
- the LOC122300616 gene encoding uncharacterized protein LOC122300616 isoform X3, with translation MSPSETKMRGSLRVDDANVPSTSGPQILAPQAAPSHPNSKHSFACGGNVFRLLARREVSPRTKHSSKRLWGASKPGLDSFGSRSAVQDARRGLVSWVEAETLRHFSAKYCPLLPPPRSTIAAAFSPDGRTVASTHGDHTVKIIDCQTGSCLKVLSGHRRTPWVVRFHPLYPEILASGSLDHEVRLWDAYTAQCIGSRDFCRPIASIAFHAQGELLAVASGHKLYMWHYNRRDETSSPAIVLRTRRSLRAVHFHPHAAPFLLTAEVNDLDSSDSSMTLATSPDELPLMSLPFLMWPSFARDDGRTSLQPTHGDAGLSTVQPRVDPSASMRLLTYSTSSGQYELLLSPIDPHSSSPVPEDMGNDFITSEMGNTIYQSAVDTMETMEVHPEERNTRFFPFGDPTYWELPFLQGWLIGQSQAAQRSMNSVNGSAHENSSAFNEMENLAASSVVPTVVGQYRATGRSSSRQRSSRFRMRSRTVSGDGAAFNHVSRDEGDPRVAVSRIQSELATSLAAAAAGELPCSVKLRLWAHDIKDPCAVLDAEKCRLTIPHAVLCSEMGAHFSPCGRFLAACVACVLPHLEADPGLQGVHHDIPGAATSPTRHPISAHQVLYELRIYSLEEATFGSVLASRAIRAAHCLTSIQFSPTSEHLLLAYGRRHSSLLKSVVIDGETTVPIYTILEVYRVSDMELVRVLPSAEDEVNVACFHPSVGCGLVYGTKEGKLRILHYDSSHATTCAASHLLDENMHEVPTYALEC, from the exons ATGAGTCCTTCGGAAACAAAAATGAGGGGATCTTTACGTGTAGATGACGCGAATGTTCCGTCCACCTCAGGTCCACAGATACTCGCTCCTCAGGCTGCGCCGAGCCACCCGAATTCCAAGCACAG TTTTGCCTGTGGTGGCAATGTTTTTAGACTCTTGGCACGGAGAGAGGTTTCACCTAGAACGAAGCACTCATCAAAACGGTTATGGGGAGCTTCTAAACCGGGACTTGATTCCTTTGGGTCAAGGAGTGCAGTGCAAGATGCAAGAAGAGGTCTTGTATCATG GGTAGAGGCAGAAACGTTGCGGCATTTTTCAGCCAAATATTGTCCACTATTGCCTCCTCCAAGGTCGACTATTGCAGCAGCCTTCAGCCCTGATGGAAGAACAGTTGCCTCTACACA TGGAGACCATACCGTAAAGATTATCGACTGCCAAACTGGGAGTTGCTTAAAGGTTTTGAGTGGTCACCGAAGGACCCCTTGGGTG GTTAGGTTTCATCCATTATATCCTGAAATACTTGCAAGTGGAAGTTTGGATCATGAAGTTCGTTTATGGGATGCATATACTGCACAGTGTATAGGATCACGCGATTTTT GTCGTCCTATTGCTTCTATTGCGTTCCATGCACAGGGGGAGCTTCTTGCTGTGGCTTCAGGTCACAAA CTATACATGTGGCATTACAACAGGAGAGATGAGACATCCTCGCCAGCCATTGTACTGAGAACACGCCGGTCACTGCGGGCTGTGCATTTTCACCCACATGCAGCCCCATTTCTTTTAACTGCTGAG GTCAATGACCTTGACTCATCAGATTCCTCAATGACACTTGCAACTTCACCAG ATGAACTTCCTCTCATGTCTTTACCCTTTCTGATGTGGCCTTCATTTGCTAGAGATGATGGGAGAACATCTTTGCAGCCTACTCATGGGGATGCAGGTTTGAGTACTGTGCAACCGAGAGTGGATCCTTCTGCTTCAATGCGGCTTCTGACATATTCCACTTCTTCAGGGCAGTATGAACTTTTATTGTCTCCAATTGATCCTCATAGTTCATCTCCTGTGCCAGAGGATATGGGGAATGATTTTATAACGAGTGAAATGGGTAACACGATTTATCAATCTGCTGTGGATACCATGGAGACTATGGAAGTGCATCCCGAAGAGAGAAATACTCGCTTTTTCCCTTTTGGTGATCCAACGTATTGGGAGCTACCCTTCTTGCAAGGGTGGTTAATTGGCCAGAGCCAAGCTGCACAACGCTCCATGAATTCTGTCAATGGTTCAGCCCACGAGAATTCATCAGCATTTAATGAAATGGAAAATCTTGCGGCTTCTTCAGTTGTGCCTACTGTTGTTGGCCAATATAGGGCTACCGGAAGGTCCAGCTCGCGACAGCGTTCTTCACGTTTTCGCATGAGGTCCAGGACCGTATCTGGTGACGGTGCTGCTTTCAATCATGTTTCACGTGATGAAGGTGATCCTCGAGTTGCTGTAAGTAGAATCcaatctgaacttgcaacctcATTGGCTGCGGCGGCTGCTGGGGAGTTACCGTGCAGTGTCAAGCTAAGATTATGGGCACATGACATAAAAGATCCATGTGCTGTTCTTGATGCAGAAAAGTGCCGCCTAACTATACCCCACGCTGTACTTTGTAG TGAAATGGGGGCTCATTTTTCACCTTGCGGGAGATTTTTAGCAGCTTGTGTGGCATGCGTGCTGCCTCATCTAGAAGCTGATCCAGGATTGCAAGGGGTTCACCATGACATCCCAGGGGCTGCAACCTCCCCGACTCGGCACCCAATTTCTGCTCACCAAGTTCTGTATGAGCTTCGGATATATTCCCTTGAGGAGGCAAC atttGGCTCGGTCCTTGCATCACGGGCAATACGGGCTGCTCACTGTTTAACCTCAATTCAG TTCTCTCCTACATCGGAGCACTTGTTACTTGCTTATGGTCGACGCCATAGTTCACTTCTTAAGAGTGTTGTCATTGATGGGGAGACAACAGTGCCTATTTACACAATTCTGGAG GTTTACAGAGTTTCTGATATGGAACTTGTGAGAGTTCTTCCTAGTGCTGAGGATGAGGTCAATGTAGCCTGCTTTCATCCATCAGTTGGATGTGGCCTTGTCTATGGGACTAAG GAAGGGAAACTTAGGATCCTACATTATGATAGTTCTCATGCCACGACTTGTGCGGCATCTCATTTGCTTGATGAAAACATGCACGAG GTCCCAACATATGCTTTAGAATGCTAA
- the LOC122300616 gene encoding uncharacterized protein LOC122300616 isoform X1: MSPSETKMRGSLRVDDANVPSTSGPQILAPQAAPSHPNSKHSFACGGNVFRLLARREVSPRTKHSSKRLWGASKPGLDSFGSRSAVQDARRGLVSWVEAETLRHFSAKYCPLLPPPRSTIAAAFSPDGRTVASTHGDHTVKIIDCQTGSCLKVLSGHRRTPWVVRFHPLYPEILASGSLDHEVRLWDAYTAQCIGSRDFCRPIASIAFHAQGELLAVASGHKLYMWHYNRRDETSSPAIVLRTRRSLRAVHFHPHAAPFLLTAEVNDLDSSDSSMTLATSPGYLHYPPPTVFLADAHSSGLPCLADELPLMSLPFLMWPSFARDDGRTSLQPTHGDAGLSTVQPRVDPSASMRLLTYSTSSGQYELLLSPIDPHSSSPVPEDMGNDFITSEMGNTIYQSAVDTMETMEVHPEERNTRFFPFGDPTYWELPFLQGWLIGQSQAAQRSMNSVNGSAHENSSAFNEMENLAASSVVPTVVGQYRATGRSSSRQRSSRFRMRSRTVSGDGAAFNHVSRDEGDPRVAVSRIQSELATSLAAAAAGELPCSVKLRLWAHDIKDPCAVLDAEKCRLTIPHAVLCSEMGAHFSPCGRFLAACVACVLPHLEADPGLQGVHHDIPGAATSPTRHPISAHQVLYELRIYSLEEATFGSVLASRAIRAAHCLTSIQFSPTSEHLLLAYGRRHSSLLKSVVIDGETTVPIYTILEVYRVSDMELVRVLPSAEDEVNVACFHPSVGCGLVYGTKEGKLRILHYDSSHATTCAASHLLDENMHEVPTYALEC; encoded by the exons ATGAGTCCTTCGGAAACAAAAATGAGGGGATCTTTACGTGTAGATGACGCGAATGTTCCGTCCACCTCAGGTCCACAGATACTCGCTCCTCAGGCTGCGCCGAGCCACCCGAATTCCAAGCACAG TTTTGCCTGTGGTGGCAATGTTTTTAGACTCTTGGCACGGAGAGAGGTTTCACCTAGAACGAAGCACTCATCAAAACGGTTATGGGGAGCTTCTAAACCGGGACTTGATTCCTTTGGGTCAAGGAGTGCAGTGCAAGATGCAAGAAGAGGTCTTGTATCATG GGTAGAGGCAGAAACGTTGCGGCATTTTTCAGCCAAATATTGTCCACTATTGCCTCCTCCAAGGTCGACTATTGCAGCAGCCTTCAGCCCTGATGGAAGAACAGTTGCCTCTACACA TGGAGACCATACCGTAAAGATTATCGACTGCCAAACTGGGAGTTGCTTAAAGGTTTTGAGTGGTCACCGAAGGACCCCTTGGGTG GTTAGGTTTCATCCATTATATCCTGAAATACTTGCAAGTGGAAGTTTGGATCATGAAGTTCGTTTATGGGATGCATATACTGCACAGTGTATAGGATCACGCGATTTTT GTCGTCCTATTGCTTCTATTGCGTTCCATGCACAGGGGGAGCTTCTTGCTGTGGCTTCAGGTCACAAA CTATACATGTGGCATTACAACAGGAGAGATGAGACATCCTCGCCAGCCATTGTACTGAGAACACGCCGGTCACTGCGGGCTGTGCATTTTCACCCACATGCAGCCCCATTTCTTTTAACTGCTGAG GTCAATGACCTTGACTCATCAGATTCCTCAATGACACTTGCAACTTCACCAGGTTACTTGCACTATCCTCCACCCACTGTGTTCTTGGCCGACGCTCATTCCAGTGGTCTTCCTTGTTTGGCAGATGAACTTCCTCTCATGTCTTTACCCTTTCTGATGTGGCCTTCATTTGCTAGAGATGATGGGAGAACATCTTTGCAGCCTACTCATGGGGATGCAGGTTTGAGTACTGTGCAACCGAGAGTGGATCCTTCTGCTTCAATGCGGCTTCTGACATATTCCACTTCTTCAGGGCAGTATGAACTTTTATTGTCTCCAATTGATCCTCATAGTTCATCTCCTGTGCCAGAGGATATGGGGAATGATTTTATAACGAGTGAAATGGGTAACACGATTTATCAATCTGCTGTGGATACCATGGAGACTATGGAAGTGCATCCCGAAGAGAGAAATACTCGCTTTTTCCCTTTTGGTGATCCAACGTATTGGGAGCTACCCTTCTTGCAAGGGTGGTTAATTGGCCAGAGCCAAGCTGCACAACGCTCCATGAATTCTGTCAATGGTTCAGCCCACGAGAATTCATCAGCATTTAATGAAATGGAAAATCTTGCGGCTTCTTCAGTTGTGCCTACTGTTGTTGGCCAATATAGGGCTACCGGAAGGTCCAGCTCGCGACAGCGTTCTTCACGTTTTCGCATGAGGTCCAGGACCGTATCTGGTGACGGTGCTGCTTTCAATCATGTTTCACGTGATGAAGGTGATCCTCGAGTTGCTGTAAGTAGAATCcaatctgaacttgcaacctcATTGGCTGCGGCGGCTGCTGGGGAGTTACCGTGCAGTGTCAAGCTAAGATTATGGGCACATGACATAAAAGATCCATGTGCTGTTCTTGATGCAGAAAAGTGCCGCCTAACTATACCCCACGCTGTACTTTGTAG TGAAATGGGGGCTCATTTTTCACCTTGCGGGAGATTTTTAGCAGCTTGTGTGGCATGCGTGCTGCCTCATCTAGAAGCTGATCCAGGATTGCAAGGGGTTCACCATGACATCCCAGGGGCTGCAACCTCCCCGACTCGGCACCCAATTTCTGCTCACCAAGTTCTGTATGAGCTTCGGATATATTCCCTTGAGGAGGCAAC atttGGCTCGGTCCTTGCATCACGGGCAATACGGGCTGCTCACTGTTTAACCTCAATTCAG TTCTCTCCTACATCGGAGCACTTGTTACTTGCTTATGGTCGACGCCATAGTTCACTTCTTAAGAGTGTTGTCATTGATGGGGAGACAACAGTGCCTATTTACACAATTCTGGAG GTTTACAGAGTTTCTGATATGGAACTTGTGAGAGTTCTTCCTAGTGCTGAGGATGAGGTCAATGTAGCCTGCTTTCATCCATCAGTTGGATGTGGCCTTGTCTATGGGACTAAG GAAGGGAAACTTAGGATCCTACATTATGATAGTTCTCATGCCACGACTTGTGCGGCATCTCATTTGCTTGATGAAAACATGCACGAG GTCCCAACATATGCTTTAGAATGCTAA
- the LOC122300616 gene encoding uncharacterized protein LOC122300616 isoform X4 — translation MSPSETKMRGSLRVDDANVPSTSGPQILAPQAAPSHPNSKHSFACGGNVFRLLARREVSPRTKHSSKRLWGASKPGLDSFGSRSAVQDARRGLVSWVEAETLRHFSAKYCPLLPPPRSTIAAAFSPDGRTVASTHGDHTVKIIDCQTGSCLKVLSGHRRTPWVVRFHPLYPEILASGSLDHEVRLWDAYTAQCIGSRDFCRPIASIAFHAQGELLAVASGHKLYMWHYNRRDETSSPAIVLRTRRSLRAVHFHPHAAPFLLTAEVNDLDSSDSSMTLATSPDELPLMSLPFLMWPSFARDDGRTSLQPTHGDAGQYELLLSPIDPHSSSPVPEDMGNDFITSEMGNTIYQSAVDTMETMEVHPEERNTRFFPFGDPTYWELPFLQGWLIGQSQAAQRSMNSVNGSAHENSSAFNEMENLAASSVVPTVVGQYRATGRSSSRQRSSRFRMRSRTVSGDGAAFNHVSRDEGDPRVAVSRIQSELATSLAAAAAGELPCSVKLRLWAHDIKDPCAVLDAEKCRLTIPHAVLCSEMGAHFSPCGRFLAACVACVLPHLEADPGLQGVHHDIPGAATSPTRHPISAHQVLYELRIYSLEEATFGSVLASRAIRAAHCLTSIQFSPTSEHLLLAYGRRHSSLLKSVVIDGETTVPIYTILEVYRVSDMELVRVLPSAEDEVNVACFHPSVGCGLVYGTKEGKLRILHYDSSHATTCAASHLLDENMHEVPTYALEC, via the exons ATGAGTCCTTCGGAAACAAAAATGAGGGGATCTTTACGTGTAGATGACGCGAATGTTCCGTCCACCTCAGGTCCACAGATACTCGCTCCTCAGGCTGCGCCGAGCCACCCGAATTCCAAGCACAG TTTTGCCTGTGGTGGCAATGTTTTTAGACTCTTGGCACGGAGAGAGGTTTCACCTAGAACGAAGCACTCATCAAAACGGTTATGGGGAGCTTCTAAACCGGGACTTGATTCCTTTGGGTCAAGGAGTGCAGTGCAAGATGCAAGAAGAGGTCTTGTATCATG GGTAGAGGCAGAAACGTTGCGGCATTTTTCAGCCAAATATTGTCCACTATTGCCTCCTCCAAGGTCGACTATTGCAGCAGCCTTCAGCCCTGATGGAAGAACAGTTGCCTCTACACA TGGAGACCATACCGTAAAGATTATCGACTGCCAAACTGGGAGTTGCTTAAAGGTTTTGAGTGGTCACCGAAGGACCCCTTGGGTG GTTAGGTTTCATCCATTATATCCTGAAATACTTGCAAGTGGAAGTTTGGATCATGAAGTTCGTTTATGGGATGCATATACTGCACAGTGTATAGGATCACGCGATTTTT GTCGTCCTATTGCTTCTATTGCGTTCCATGCACAGGGGGAGCTTCTTGCTGTGGCTTCAGGTCACAAA CTATACATGTGGCATTACAACAGGAGAGATGAGACATCCTCGCCAGCCATTGTACTGAGAACACGCCGGTCACTGCGGGCTGTGCATTTTCACCCACATGCAGCCCCATTTCTTTTAACTGCTGAG GTCAATGACCTTGACTCATCAGATTCCTCAATGACACTTGCAACTTCACCAG ATGAACTTCCTCTCATGTCTTTACCCTTTCTGATGTGGCCTTCATTTGCTAGAGATGATGGGAGAACATCTTTGCAGCCTACTCATGGGGATGCAG GGCAGTATGAACTTTTATTGTCTCCAATTGATCCTCATAGTTCATCTCCTGTGCCAGAGGATATGGGGAATGATTTTATAACGAGTGAAATGGGTAACACGATTTATCAATCTGCTGTGGATACCATGGAGACTATGGAAGTGCATCCCGAAGAGAGAAATACTCGCTTTTTCCCTTTTGGTGATCCAACGTATTGGGAGCTACCCTTCTTGCAAGGGTGGTTAATTGGCCAGAGCCAAGCTGCACAACGCTCCATGAATTCTGTCAATGGTTCAGCCCACGAGAATTCATCAGCATTTAATGAAATGGAAAATCTTGCGGCTTCTTCAGTTGTGCCTACTGTTGTTGGCCAATATAGGGCTACCGGAAGGTCCAGCTCGCGACAGCGTTCTTCACGTTTTCGCATGAGGTCCAGGACCGTATCTGGTGACGGTGCTGCTTTCAATCATGTTTCACGTGATGAAGGTGATCCTCGAGTTGCTGTAAGTAGAATCcaatctgaacttgcaacctcATTGGCTGCGGCGGCTGCTGGGGAGTTACCGTGCAGTGTCAAGCTAAGATTATGGGCACATGACATAAAAGATCCATGTGCTGTTCTTGATGCAGAAAAGTGCCGCCTAACTATACCCCACGCTGTACTTTGTAG TGAAATGGGGGCTCATTTTTCACCTTGCGGGAGATTTTTAGCAGCTTGTGTGGCATGCGTGCTGCCTCATCTAGAAGCTGATCCAGGATTGCAAGGGGTTCACCATGACATCCCAGGGGCTGCAACCTCCCCGACTCGGCACCCAATTTCTGCTCACCAAGTTCTGTATGAGCTTCGGATATATTCCCTTGAGGAGGCAAC atttGGCTCGGTCCTTGCATCACGGGCAATACGGGCTGCTCACTGTTTAACCTCAATTCAG TTCTCTCCTACATCGGAGCACTTGTTACTTGCTTATGGTCGACGCCATAGTTCACTTCTTAAGAGTGTTGTCATTGATGGGGAGACAACAGTGCCTATTTACACAATTCTGGAG GTTTACAGAGTTTCTGATATGGAACTTGTGAGAGTTCTTCCTAGTGCTGAGGATGAGGTCAATGTAGCCTGCTTTCATCCATCAGTTGGATGTGGCCTTGTCTATGGGACTAAG GAAGGGAAACTTAGGATCCTACATTATGATAGTTCTCATGCCACGACTTGTGCGGCATCTCATTTGCTTGATGAAAACATGCACGAG GTCCCAACATATGCTTTAGAATGCTAA